A stretch of DNA from Prochlorococcus marinus str. SB:
ACGAAGAAGATAAAAATGAAACTCCTAAATCTATAGAAAGTAATCAAACCAATGAAATCAATCAAGAAAAAATAGATTCAGAAAAAAGCAAAAAATAATATCTTGGATAGGCCCATAACCCCCATAGACGAATTTGAAAGAGCATTAGATAAAGCAGCTCTTACTAAAGAAGAATATGAATTGATAGACTACATCCGCTATACAAGTGTTTTTACACAACCTAGTCTTATTAAAGATTTAAAAAGGCCATCAAAACCTCCTCTTTTGTCAGTTCTATGTCAAATTTGCAGAAAAATTGGTTCGGAGATGCCAGATCATTTCAAAAAAGTAATTGAGTGGTCAATTGAAATAAGTGATCACAATACAAAATGGGATGCTCATTTAATTTGCGCAGAAGCATTGAACATAGACAAAATCCCATTAAGTCCTATTCATGAAACAACTTTATTTGATGTTCTTGTTGTACACAAAGAATTATTTCTTGGATTTGATTAAATTAATCATCTAAGGGCACAGAATCTGTATCTATAACTTCCGAATCATCAAAATTATTTATTTTTTTTTCAATCCAGTTATTTATATAACTAACTAAAGGCAACGAACCTCTAAAAATAAAAATAGAGGTAGGCAAAGCGCTTAATAAACCGACTACAGGACTTTTAAAAAGTAATCTACCAGCTTTTATGTTAAATAAAATAATAAGAGCTGAGGGAACTATAACTTTAACTACTGTTTTGAGCGCCTCAAGCCAACCGACACGATATATCCACCATATTAAAATTATGCCAACTATATAGAGGAATAAGTAAGTCATAAAAATAGTATAATGATTATCTATTTATCTTGTTCTTGCTAAGAGAAAGATTTTATAAATTTCTTTAACATCAATCAATCAAATTCTAGTAATGAGTTTTTCTGAAATAAGAAAATTTTTAATTAAGATGCAATCTGATGAAGAATTAAAAAAGCAGGTTACGACATCCTCTACAGCAGATGATATAGCCCTAATAGGTCAACGCTTAGGTTATGACTTTTCAGGAGATGATCTCTTAAGATTTAATGGACAAAAAGTTGAAAAAGTTACCGTAAGAAAGGTAGATCATCCAGGAGAATACCACTAAATTAAGACTTAACCCATATTGCAAGCCCTCCGCCCCTGCCTCGAGCACATAACCAATTATCTTTAGTACTAATTCCTACAAGTGAGAAAAAAGGCATTTTTTTATCTTCTGGTTTTTTTAATTCCTTATTAAATATAGGTAAACTACTAATACTAATTTTCAATTCTTCAAAATAGAAAGCCAATAAAGGTCTAATCCCTTTTAATTCTGCGCTTCCTATAAAAGTGATATTCAATAATCCGAAATTAATTGAATTTTTTATTTCATAATTTATTTGATCTTCTTTATTTATGCTTTTCAATTCGAGTCTTGCCGACAAAACTTGGAGAATCGAACTGGGTATATTTTTGATTTCATCTGACTCCTTTCCCCATACATACTTAAACTTCCATATTCCTAACAATTCCTCATATAATATGCCACTACCATTTTTTTGGGAATTTTTTTCTAATAGTTTGATTTCATTAATATCAGGAAAGTGTTTCATAATAGATTTTAATCTAAGAATCAAATACTAAGATAACTTCATAAAAAATGTTCTTAGAAAAAAAATCTCTCCAAAAAGATTTCTTTGTTTCAATATATTTCCAAAAAAATAATTTTTTGGCACACATAAGGAACAAGATCTCGTTAATATATTTACATAAAGTTACTAAATCAATGGATTTCATCTCTAAAAGTCAAGGATACATACCTCTAAAAGCAGTTCCCTACATATTTTTCCTTGCTGTAGTTTTAAGTATTACAACCTCAACTAATACATTTGTCTAAAACTCATTAGTTTTACGAGAAGAGTAAAGTAAATATTTAATGGACAAATACGATGTTGTAATAATAGGAAGTGGTATTGGTGGATTATGCTGTGGTTCAATACTAGCTTTATCAGGTAAAACAGTACTTATATGTGAAGCACATACCCAGCCGGGAGGTGTTGCTCACAGTTTCCAAAGAAAAGGTTATACTTTCGAATCAGGTCCTTCATTGTGGAGTGGAATAGGTAGATGGCCGACAACTAATCCCCTAGGGCAAATTCTTAAATTACTTGATGAAGAAGTTGAACTATTTCAATACAAAGGTTGGCAAGTAATTGTCCCAGAAGGCAATTTTAATCTTGATGTGGGGGAAGAACCTTTTAAACAAACTATTAAAACTTTAAGAGGTGAGAAATCTGTTAAAGAATGGGAATCATTTATTTCAGCAATAAAACCTCTTAGCCAAATAATAAATGAAATACCTTTGCTCTCATTTTCTCCCGAATCAATAAATTTCTTAGATCTAATAAATTTAACCTCAAGATTTTTACCTAATATCAATCAAATACCAAAATTTAATAAAGGCTTTGGGAATTTAGTTAATAATCATCTAGCGGATCCTTTTCTCAGAAATTGGGTTGATTTATTGAGCTTTTTGATAAGTGGTATGTCAATGCATGATACAAATACAGCTGCGATGGCTACTTTATTTAATGAATGGTTTGAACCAAATTCATACCTTGAATACCCCAAAGGAGGCAGTGATTCTATCGTAAAAGCCTTAATTAATGGATTTAAAAAAAATGGAGGAGAATTAATTCTTTCTTCGAGAGTAAAGACAATTAACTTCAATAAAAATTTAGCCACAGGTATAACTCTTAATAATGGCTCTAGTTATAGTTGTGAATCTGTCGTCACGAATACTGATGTTTGGAATTTAAAAAAGTTAATTCCAAATGAAATTTCAAAAAAATGGAATACAAAAGTTTTGAACCCTAATAAATGTGATTCTTTTCTTCATATACATCTAGGTTTTGATGCTGATGGTCTTGAAAATTTGCCAATACATGCGATACATGTTGAAGAGTGGGAAAAAGGTATAACCGCAGAAAGAAATATAGCTGTATTTTCAATCCCATCTGTTTTAGATAAAAATATGGCCCCTGAAGGAAAACATGTTCTTCATGGATATACTCCCGCAAATGAACCTTGGGAAATTTGGGAAAACCTAAATCCAAAGGAATTAGAATATAGAAATTTGAAAGAAGAAAGATGTTCAATATTCCTTAATGCAGTGCGAAAATTCATCCCTGATATAGATGAAAGGATTGATTTAAAGATGCTAGGAACCCCAATCACTCATAAAAAATTCACCAATACCTATTGCGGTAGTTACGGCCCTGCATTATCTGCAGCAAAGGGTCTTTTCCCAGGCTGCAAAACTCCAGTGAAAAATTTATTTACTTGCGGTGCAAGTACATTTCCAGGTATTGGAATTCCCGCTGTTTCAGCAAGTGGCGCTTACGCAGCTGAAAAAATTATTGGTAAAAAAGAATTTAAAACTCTTCTTAAGAAAATAAATTTATGAATAAAATTCTTTTTATAAGTCTACTAATACTTAGTTAAGAAATAAGAATAAAGAAAGCAAAAACTTTCAATAATGATAATCTTTATCTGAACATAAACTTAACTTATAGCTCTTATATGTTTTTCTTATCAATTCCTCAAGCCTGGCATTTAGTTGGCACGTGGTCAGAACAACTTCCAAACGAGTCAAATCTTATAGGAATGGGCCAAACAGAATTAATGATGACTTTACATTCAATATTCGTTCCTCTCTTACTTGTAATTTCA
This window harbors:
- a CDS encoding phytoene desaturase family protein; amino-acid sequence: MDKYDVVIIGSGIGGLCCGSILALSGKTVLICEAHTQPGGVAHSFQRKGYTFESGPSLWSGIGRWPTTNPLGQILKLLDEEVELFQYKGWQVIVPEGNFNLDVGEEPFKQTIKTLRGEKSVKEWESFISAIKPLSQIINEIPLLSFSPESINFLDLINLTSRFLPNINQIPKFNKGFGNLVNNHLADPFLRNWVDLLSFLISGMSMHDTNTAAMATLFNEWFEPNSYLEYPKGGSDSIVKALINGFKKNGGELILSSRVKTINFNKNLATGITLNNGSSYSCESVVTNTDVWNLKKLIPNEISKKWNTKVLNPNKCDSFLHIHLGFDADGLENLPIHAIHVEEWEKGITAERNIAVFSIPSVLDKNMAPEGKHVLHGYTPANEPWEIWENLNPKELEYRNLKEERCSIFLNAVRKFIPDIDERIDLKMLGTPITHKKFTNTYCGSYGPALSAAKGLFPGCKTPVKNLFTCGASTFPGIGIPAVSASGAYAAEKIIGKKEFKTLLKKINL
- a CDS encoding Nif11-like leader peptide family natural product precursor; amino-acid sequence: MSFSEIRKFLIKMQSDEELKKQVTTSSTADDIALIGQRLGYDFSGDDLLRFNGQKVEKVTVRKVDHPGEYH